The following are from one region of the Mauremys mutica isolate MM-2020 ecotype Southern chromosome 22, ASM2049712v1, whole genome shotgun sequence genome:
- the LOC123354593 gene encoding transmembrane protease serine 5-like yields the protein MVRLILNLYKCFGRRASERAPRLIGPLPRGGEYKPGPRKCCLSAGGSRGLAPRRRIFQINTGNFSLEVQVEGRPGWLLACHERWNLSLGTLICRQLGYLQLARHKGVNLTDVKVNDTQEFVQIVPNQKSSIEDVWQEQLCFRANCGSEVLRYRRPQVSSWLVFAGIIAHMSVPQQARAVVEKIIHHPRYDDRSHNYDIALMKLRAPLNFSGEREIHREQRFAGVSRHCACQCLRMSGVPAQSTGG from the exons ATGGTGCGCCTCATTCTGAATCTATACAAGTGCTTTGG CCGCCGAGCGAGTGAACGAGCCCCCCGTCTGATTGGTCCGCTGCCGCGGGGCGGGGAATATAAACCGGGCCCGCGGAAGTGCTGCCTCtcggccggggggagccgggggctggcGCCGCGCAGGCG TATCTTTCAGATAAACACGGGAAACTTCTCGTTGGAAGTGCAGGTGGAAGGCAGGcccggctggctcctggcatGTCACGAGCGGTGGAATCTCTCCCTGGGGACTCTGATCTGTAGGCAGCTGGGATACCTCCA ACTCGCCCGCCACAAAGGAGTGAACCTGACAGATGTCAAGGTGAACGATACGCAAGAGTTTGTTCAGATTGTACCCAACCAGAAGAGCAGCATTGAAGACGTGTGGCAG GAGCAGCTGTGCTTCAGGGCGAATTGTGGCTCTGAAGTGCTCCG TTACAGGCGGCCACAGGTCTCCAGCTGGCTGGTCTTTGCCGGGATTATCGCCCACATGTCAGTCCCACAGCAGGCCCGTGCAGTGGTGGAGAAAATCATCCACCACCCCCGCTATGACGACAGGAGTCACAACTATGACATCGCACTGATGAAACTCAGAGCGCCCTTGAACTTCTCCGGTGAGAGAGAAATCCACAGAGAGCAGCGTTTTGCGGGTGTGTCTAGGCACTGTGCATGTCAGTGTTTGCGTATGTCGGGGGTTCCTGCTCAGTCTACAGGGGGCTGA